CCCAACTGCCGCGCGATGTTGCGCACTTCCTTCACGTTCGGCATGCCGCTCTCCTTCCGTCCGGCGGGACACCGCCGGACTCCCGCCTCCGATTGTATACAGTATACATATCCGCCCCGCGCGTGTCGAATCCGGTTCATTACTCCCCTCCCGGCTCCGGGCGAACCGGGCCGCCCGGTTTGACCGTCGGCCCGCTCCGTCGCAAGATAGGGGGGTCGCCCCTTCCAGGAGGTGTCGTTCCGATGAAAAGAGTCGCCGTCGTCCTTGGAATCCTGGCCGTCCTCCTCGTCCTCGCGGGGGTCGCGATCCTCGTCCTCGTCGACGTGAACGCCCACAAGCCCCGGATCGAGGCCGCCGTGTCGGACGCGCTGGGGATGGAGTTCCGGATCCTCGGGAAGGCGGCGCTGCGGCTTGCGCCGTCCGCGAGCATCTCCCTGTCCGACGTCCGCCTGAGGAACCGGGGGACCGATCTCGCAACCGCGGAATCGCTCCGGGTCGGCGTTCTGCTTCGCCCCCTGCTTCGCCGGGAGGTGGCCGTAACGGAGATCGTCCTCGAGAAGCCGGTCCTCCGGATCGAAAAGGGGGCGGACGGGAAGTTCAACTACGAGACCGTCCCACGGCCGAAGAAGACGCCCGCCGGGGAGGGCGCGGCGGCGGGCGCACCGCTGGCCGTGGCGAGCGGATCGGTCCGGGACGGCCGCCTAATCTTCGAGGACCGGAAGGAAGGGACGAAGACGGAGCTCTCCGGCGTGGAGCTGTCCATCCGGGATCTCTCCATACCGACCGCCCCCGACGCCCCGATGATCAGGGGGTTGTCGTTCCTGGGGACGCTTCGGTTCGCGGAGCTTTCGTCGAAGGAGCTGTCCGTCTCCGACGTGGACGCGGCGGTTTCCGCCTCCGGCGGGATCTACGACATCCGCCCCTTCACGATGAAGCTTTTCGGCGGAAAGGGGGAGGGCGGGATCCGGGTCGACCTGTCGAAGGAGAGGGCGGACGTCCAGGTGAAGTACGCGCTTTCGAAATTCCGCGCCGAGGAATCGCTGGCGGTGGTCTCGCGGAAGAAGTTCCTGAGCGGCCCGCTCACCATCGAGCCCGACCTGTCGTTCCACGGGAAGGGGGCCGCGGAGATGAAGCGGACGCTCCGGGGACGGCTGTCGCTGCGAGGGGAGGGGCTCACCCTCCACGGGATGGACGTGGACGCCGTCCTGTCGAAGGTCGAGGAGGCGCAGAAGCTGAACCTGGCCGACGTCG
The sequence above is drawn from the Deltaproteobacteria bacterium genome and encodes:
- a CDS encoding AsmA family protein: MKRVAVVLGILAVLLVLAGVAILVLVDVNAHKPRIEAAVSDALGMEFRILGKAALRLAPSASISLSDVRLRNRGTDLATAESLRVGVLLRPLLRREVAVTEIVLEKPVLRIEKGADGKFNYETVPRPKKTPAGEGAAAGAPLAVASGSVRDGRLIFEDRKEGTKTELSGVELSIRDLSIPTAPDAPMIRGLSFLGTLRFAELSSKELSVSDVDAAVSASGGIYDIRPFTMKLFGGKGEGGIRVDLSKERADVQVKYALSKFRAEESLAVVSRKKFLSGPLTIEPDLSFHGKGAAEMKRTLRGRLSLRGEGLTLHGMDVDAVLSKVEEAQKLNLADVGAFLLAGPLGSAAVKGYRFGGVYGTAAREGESRVTRLVSDWTVRDGIAHARDVAFSTPRNRIALAGRLDLVNERFVDVTVAVLDEKGCAKVRQKISGPFSDPTVDKVSVIQSAAASVIGLFERAKRLIGASRCEPFYTGSVPHPG